AAGGTTTTTCAGTGGTATTAGTACCTCCGAAAATATAGCGATCACCATGAGTAGTATTAGCTATTTCGCCCATTTCATCTTTAAGCTGCTTTACCTCTTCGCAAATGGAATTGCGTTCTTCAACATCCAAAGGACCATTAGCCCCCTGTACCGTTAATTCGTAAATCCGCTGTATTACCGAATTTAAAGCACCCAAAGCATCATCTGTAGTATTTAACCAACCTAATGCATCCGCCACATTATCCCGATACTGTGCATTTTCTTTTAAACGAGTTGTTAACCGCAGGCTTTCCACAATCCCGGTAGGATCTATAGAAGGTTTGCTGATACGCCGTCCAGTTTCTAGCTGTAATTGTATTTTTCCCAAAAGACGAATATTACGTGATAAATTATTTTTTAAATTATTAACTAAAACACTATTGGTAATCCGCATTTCTTAACCCCCTATCGTCCTGCCAAACCTAAACGATTAACAACCGTATCCAGCATTTCATCCATGACATTCAGGACCCGGGCCGCAGCACTATAGGCATGCTGAAATCTAATCATATTCACCATTTCTTCGTCTAAAGAAACACCTGATACCGAAGCCCGTCGATTTTGCAGCTGTTCTACTAGTGAAGATCTATTTTCTACCATCTGAAAGGCCTCTTGCCCTTGAATCCCCAATTGACCAATCAAAGATCGATAAAAATCATCAAAAGAAGCTAAACCATCAGTCATAATTAAAGCATGTTTTAACTGAGCAATTCTTAAAGCATTACTGCCATCACCTTGATAAGAAACCATTTCCTCAGCATCTTCATCCCACACGCCCAAACCAGTAGCTAATTTATTCAGATCATCAATAATTTCCTGATTGACTTCTATGTTGCCAGCACTAAAATCTGACTGAATATCTAATTTAACAAAAAGGTCTAATTCAGTACTACCATCCAAACCATAACCCTCTCCGTGTAATTCATTTGTCTTTTCAGCAATGGTCTTGGCTAATTCTGATATCTGCTGATGATATTGCACAATTACTTCATCCCGCATATCCAAATAGCCTTTTAAAATACCGCCATTGGCTCTGAGGGTGCCCTGTGGTGCACCTGTAAAAGGATCACACCATTCCAACTTGGCCTGAGTAGGATCCGAAAAATCATCGGTAAACTTTAGGGTAGCCAATTCAGTACGACTAACTAAAAAACGTCCTCCCACCGTCACATTAACTGCTCCCAAATCATCTTCCACAACATCAATAGCTATATTTTTAGCCAATTGTTCTAAAATTAGATCACGGCGATCCCGCAAATCATTAGCTTTTTTGCCCGAAGCTTCTGCTTTAATAATTTGAGCATTTAAATCCCTAATTTGTCTAGCTTGAGAATTAATTTCATTTACTTTAACTTCTATACTTTTATTTATATCAGCCTGCAAATCGATAAATTGAGCAGCCAAGTGATTAAAAGTATTGGCTAAAGAAATGCCCCTTTGTACTACCGTAGTACGTGCCGCTACCCCTTCTGGATTTTTGGCCAATACTTGCCAGGCTTCCCAAAACTGATCTAATACCGAACGCAAAGCCGTATCAGATGGTTCATTAAATATAACTTCTAATTTATCTAAAATATCGGATTTAACTTCCCATTCACCTAAAGCCTTGTTTTCTGTACGCATTTGAATATCCAAAAACTCATCCCTAATTCTTCTGAATTCACCGATATCCACTCCAGTGCCTACATATCCCTCTAAAACCTTCAAGGCTGAAGAAGCCTGCATAATCACATCCTGGCGAGTATATCCTTCAGTATTGGCATTAGCTACATTATGACCGGTAATATCTAAGGCCCTTTGTTGAGCTGAAAGCCCTTTATAAGCAGTAGTTAAACCCATAAAAGTTGAACGCACTCTTAATCCCCCTCAAACTTTTTTATCCAACAAATTACGCAATTGCTCCATCTTAATTTGCTGTTCAGCATCATAAACCGGCTTTGATTGTTCACTTAATGCCTCAGCGGTAAAATTAACAAACTGTAAAGACTGTTCCAACAGACTCATATTTTCTTCATTTAATTGAGACAATTTTTCTATTAACACCGCAAAATCCGCTTGCAATTCTTTTAATTGCACTTGACAAACCGCGGGTAAAAAAGGTAAAGCTTCCTGCAAAGTTGCGGTTTCATCAAAACCTCCCTTTGCCGCCAACTCTAAAAAACATTCTTGTCTTTGATTTTCCAATTTCCCCAATTGCAAAATTAAGGCCTCCTCTTTTTCAGTTAAAGAGGCCAGCTTTTCTAAATCCCCCGCAATTAAGGCTTGCCGTTTTTGTGAAGATAATTCCTTCAAATTTTGATACCCTAACTTTTGCTCTGTAATCAATTCAATTAATTTCCGGCATGTAGGCTCCATTTTTCTCCCCCTTTAGGCGAAGCACTCCCACCAGATTTTTTCTGCTAATTCCTCTAGATTCACATCATAAGTCCCAGACTGAATAGCCTCACGCAATTCGGCTATTTTTTCCTCTCTGGTTTCCGGCAACTCTTGCAAAGCACTTTTAGCTACATTAAAAAACCTGGCTTCCGAAGAAAGCTTAATTTCATCCTGCTGGGCAGTTTTTTCAATTTTGTCAGATTTTTTTAATTCATTTTGCCGTTTATAAACTTGAGCGACTTCTGGTATAGATTGATTAATAATCCGCATTTTTGCTCACTCCTAAAATAAACTACAATCCTCTTACTTATTATTTCGAAAACAATTGCAATTTTCTTTATCCCCAAATTAAGCGATTTAAGCAAAATAGAGGAGCCTTTCTTTCATTTAAGCCAATTTTCAAGGAACTACAACTCCCCAGCTATTTTCTTTTCTTACGTAAATCAGCTGTATGCATTTTAGCCTTTCCACTATTTCCCAACGCACGGTTCTGCTGTTCTTTATTTTCCTCAATTATTGTTTTTTTCAAGCCCTCAGTCAACTTTTCCCGACAAGCCAAACAGTAGCGTTCCCGCAATACCGGTTTACCACATAATTCACAAGTATAATTACTCTGATGTTCTGCTCCTGCAGAAAGACGCCCTTCCCTTAAAAAACGCAGCACCTTTTCTTCACTAATACCCGTATTTTTACTAACCTCAATAGCAGTAGCCCCCGGATGCTGTGTAATATATTTACGGATTTCCCGAAAGGCCTGCTCATCTTTTTCTTGACATTCCGGACAAAGATTAGTTCTAATAAAATTAAACACCTTACCACATTGCGGACAATTTCTTAAATCCATTTTCAAACCCCCTCTTTTTAATATTCATCAAAGTAAAACCAATTTTTTGTCTTCTCCCCTAAAATTTTAAGATTATAACCACCAGCCCAAGTTATAGCCCGTACATCTTTAACCCCATATTGTCGTAAAACACGTGCACAGCTTAATAAAGTGGCACCAGTTGTTAAAACATCATCTACTAGCAAAATGTTACCATTTTTAATTTTTCTAGTCGGCGAATATTGAAAAGCACCAGTAATATTTTTAAGTCGTTCCCGACGATTTAAACTAGATTGAGGTGCTTGAAAATGTTTTCTAGTTAAAACAGTCCATAAAGGTTTACCAAGCTCCTCTGCTATTACTTCCGCCAAAAGTAAACTTTGATTAAAACCGCGTTCTTTTTCCCGACTTTCACTAAGGGGTACGGGAACTACCCCTGCAATTTTTTCTACCAATCCCAATCTCCTCAACCGACTGGCCATTAAAAAACCTAATGGTTCGGCTAATGTCTGCTGACCATTGAATTTAAAATTCAATATCAAATCCCTAAAAATACCTTCATAAGGAACAACTGTACTTACTTTTAAAGATTCAGACCAACTACCACATGTCGGACAAGAAGCACCTCCGGTAAAAAAACCGCAATGAGGACACGTTTGAATAGTTTCACTAATTTCCAAAATCTTTTGGGCACATTCAAAACACAATTGTAAAGATTGCATATTCTTGTTTTCACGCTGACATATACAGCAGAATTTAGTTTCGGGAAATAAAAGATTGAGAATGGCCTCCCCCCATTTACTCAAAACTTATCCCTCCAAACTACACCTTTAATCGATATTCGACATCCAAGAACACCTTACCTGCTATTTACCAGTTTAATTTTACAAATCATTTAAAAACGAGAATATCCTTCAAAAAGATAAAAAAACCCGGGTAACATTTACCCGGGTTTTTTAATACCTATATTTCGGCCAATTGTTCATACAGATGATCGTTCAGTACTTTAATATATGTACCTTTCATACCCAAGGAACGAGCATCAATTACACCCGCACTTTCCAATTTACGTAAGGCATTCACGATTACGGAACGGGTCAACTTATATTCTTCAGCTAACCTACTGGCCACTAAAAACCCTTCCGAACCTTCAATTTCGTTAAAAATATATTTAACGGCCTCCAATTCCGAATAAGAAAGCACCTCTAAAGCCAACTGTACCACTGTCTTTTTACGAGCTTCATTTTCCAAACGTTCATTAACTTTACGCAAGATTTGCATTCCAGCCACACTAGCTCCATATTCCGCCAAAATTATTTCCGCCGCCGTATAAGGCTTACCTTCCCGAGCATAAATCACCGTACCCATTCTTTCGCGGTTGCCAATTACCGGGGTTAAAATACAGTAAAAATTGGTTCCCTGAGGGACAAAGTTTACCTCAGTATGTGTAAAACCAAATAACCACTGTTGATTATTTTCCGAAAAATAGCCTCTAGCTAATTCTTCTTCCGGAAAAATGCCCCCTCGAAAAGTAACTAATTCCTCTTTCCCCAACAAATTACCATCCCGATCAACAATATAAACACTAGCTGCCAACAAACGAGATACCTCTTCTACAATGGTCCCATAACTTAACACCTGTTCAGCCGACTTTTGTAATAATTGATGTAGGGTTCTTGTTTTTTCTAACAACAACTGCATTTCCATACTTTATTCCTCCTTCATAAAATTTAAGGTTGTTGTTAGTAGTATTTCCACCATTTAGTAATTTATACTTTTTCAGCAAAATTAATTAGCAATTCGGCACTTAAATTTAAGTACCGAATTGCTAAACATTAAATCGGATAAACTTTACCACCTAATTTAGCTTCATTTTCTTTAGCTAAATTTAAATCTACTCCACATTTACCTGCATAACGTTCTTCTAAAAAAGTCTTGGCAACTTGTGGGAAAATAGCGTAGGAAATAATGTCTTCTTCTTTTTGTAAATAAGGTCCAATTTCCTGACGTGCTTTTTCCAATTGTGGTTCAAGATTATCTGCCGGCCGACAAGTTATAGGAGGTTCATCTCCAATAATCTCACGCCGCAAATCTTCATTCACCGGTACAGGTGTAGCTCCATAAAGCCCGCGTAAATAATTTTTCACCTGATTAGTCACCCTTTGGTAGCGCTTACCTGTTAAAACATTAAGTACAGCTTGGGTTCCTACTATTTGACTGGTAGGAGTAACCAAAGGTGGATAACCTAAATCTTCACGAACCCGTGGTACCTCAGCCAATACTTCTGGTAATTTATGCAGAGCATTTTGCTGCTGTAGTTGTGATATAAAGTTAGATAACATTCCCCCCGGCACTTGATATAAGAGCACATTAGTATCAATACCAGCTTTAAAAACATCATAATCCTGATATTTCTCACGAACCTCTTTAAAATAGTCCGCTATTTCCGCCAAAAGTTTCAAATTTAAACCAGTATCATAAGGTGTATCAGCTAAAGTAGCTACCATAGCCTCTGTAGCTGGCTGTGATGTACCCAATGCCATTGATGAAATTGCAGTATCCATTATTTCCGCCCCAGCTTCCACAGCTTTCAAATACATCATAGCCGCCATACCACTAGTATAATGAGTATGCATTTGTACAGGTAAATCATAATTCTTTTTTATTTCCTTGACTAATTCATAAGCCGCATAAGGTTTTAAAATACCAGCCATATCCTTAATACACAATGAATCAGCCCCTGCATCACGATATTGACCCACTAAATTTAAGTAATAGTCTAAATCATGGACTGGACTAATTGTGTATGAAATGGCTGCTTGCACATGTGCCCCTTCCTTTTTAGCCACCTCCATAGCTTTGGCTAAATTACGAACATCATTTAAAGCATCAAAAATCCGGAAGATGTCCATACCATGGGCTACCGCCTTTTTAACAAACTCTTCGACCACATCATCAGCATAATGCTGATAACCCACCAAGTTTTGTCCCCGTAAAAGCATTTGCAGCTTTGTCTTTTTTAAAGCCTGTCTAATTTTAGCCAACCTCTCCCAGGGATCTTCATTTAAAAAACGCATACAAGTATCAAAAGTAGCTCCTCCCCAAACCTCCATAGAGTAAAACCCCACTGCGTCCATTTTTTCAGCTATGGGGAGCATATCTTCAATACGCATTCGAGTCGCTAATAAAGATTGATGGCTATCACGCCAAGTAGTATCTGTAATCGCAATTGTTCTTTTTTCCATGACTAACACCTCCATCCTTATATCACTTAATTTTGCCATATTTACAGTAATAAATCTAGTTCAAAATACCGATATCAATATAAAAAGTAAATTTTTTTAAATGAGGACTCATTTTACAACTTCCGAAACCTTTGCCGCTTTCCTACCTCTTCGTTGAAAACGATTACTTAAATTATCAAAAACAATATACATGCAGGGAATTAATACCAAAGTAATTAAAGTAGAAACAATTAAACCTCCGGCTACCGCTGTGGCCATAGGTGCGGAAAACTCCGCTCCTTCTCCCAACCCGATGGTCAAAGGCAGTAAGGCTAAAACAGTAGTCAAAGTAGTCATTAAAATAGGCCGTAAACGAGTAGGACCTGCCTGCAAAATTGCCGCCTCGCGTTCCAAACCATCTCTAAATCTTAAAGTATTAATATAATCCACCAAAACAATGGCATTATTCACCACTATCCCGGCTAACATGATTACACCAATAAAAGTAGGAATACTAAAGGTACGTTTAGTTAAAAGCAAAGCCCCCACTACCCCAATTAAGGTTGGTGGGATAGAAAACATAATAATGAAAGGTGCCAATAAACCTTCAAACTGGGCAGCTAAAATCATGTATACCAAGACTATCGCTAAAATTAAAGCTAAACTTAAATCAGTAAAGGCTTCTACCATTTCCTGATGAGCCCCACCAAATTCAAGCTGTACCCCAGCAGGGATCAGTAAATCATCTAGAGACTTTTGAATATCAACCATCACACTTTGTAAATCTCGTTCAAAAATATCACCACTAATGGTTAAATGTCTAGTTTGATTTTTCCGCCTAATTTCGGTAGGTCCCTTTGCTAATTCAATCTCTACTAAATCACCCAAATGAACTAGTGAACCATTAGGTGCAGCTAACATTAAAGATTCCAAAGCACTAATACTACTACAATATTTTTCCTCGATCTTTAACCTTACATCTATTTCTTCACCTTTTTCTCGGTAACGAGTAGCTGGTGTCCCACTTAAAGCTGTAGATAAAAGTGAGGCCACTTGCTGAGTACCAATTCCATATTCCTCGGCTTTTTCTTTTTTTAATTTAAAATGCAATTCCGGACGAGCATCATCAATACTGGTTTTCACTTCTCTAGTACCAGGTACCTCTTTAACCCGAGCAGCCACTGTATTAGCAAAAGCTTGCAATACATCCAAATCATCACCACTAATACCGATTTCCAAAGGTGTCTGTAAACCGCCCATGGCCGTATCAAAAGAACTAACCTCAATCTTAGCCCCAGGAATCTGGGCACAGTTTTTTCTTAATTCATCTAATACTTCATCAATCGAACGGGTACGTTCATTTTTACGTACCAATTTACCGCTAATCGAAGCTTTTTCCGGTGTCGCTCCACCACCAAGAGTACTTCCTCCTACCCCAATAGCATAAAGAGCCCATTCATGTTCAGGTAAAGCTTCGATATAACTAGCTACCTGTTTGGTTATCCGTTCAGTTTCGGTAACTGAAGTACCATTAGGCAAACTAATATTTACCAGATAATCCCCACTATCTGATTGCGGCAAAAACTCCATACCTACCCGCGGAAATAAAGCCAAACTAATTATAAAAAGCACAAAAGTGGTAAAAATAACGGTTTTACGGTGTTTAATCGCCCAACCTAATAAACGGCGATAAACCTCATTAAAAAAGATAAAAACACTATCCCAAGTCTTCAATAATTTATGTTTTACACCACTTTGAGAAGTAGAGTTTTTCACCCGCAAAAACTTGGAAGATAATGTGGGCACCAAAGTTAAAGCTACCACCAAAGAAGCCAATAAGGCAAAGGAAACCGTCAAAGCCATAGGTCGAAAAATCTGAGAAGCCAAGCCCTCTACATATACCAAAGGTAAAAAAACAACAATTGTAGTAAAGGTGGAGGCCGTAACAGCCAAAGCAACCTCATCAGCCCCCTCACGGGCTGCCTCGATCAAAGTGTAACCATTTTGTCGATAACGATAAATATTTTCCAGGATAACAATCGCACAATCAACCATCATCCCCACACCTAAAGCCAAACCACCCAATGTAATAATATTTAAAGTTAAACCACCGAAAAACATTAAAATAAAAGTAGCGATAATGGCTATGGGAATCGCCACACCAATAATTAAGGTACTGCGAAAATTATGAAGGAATAAAAAAAGAATTAAAATCGCCAATCCCGCACCCAAATACGCATTATCTTTAACCTGATCCAAAGCCAAATTAATATATTCTGCTTGATCAAAACCAATAATCAAGGTCATGCCTGCTGGCATTTCCTTTTTGAAATCTGCCAAAACTTGCTCCACAGCACTCGATACTTTTACTGTATTGGCATCTGTCTGTTTTTGTATAGCTACCTGTACACTAGGCTGTCCATTCATATAAACAAATTCCCGATCATCTTTTAAAGTATCTTCTACCTTTGCTATTTCCGCTAAACGAATACGGCCACCAGTAGGTAATGGTAAAAAAACATTCTCTATTTCTTCTATACTTTTAAATTCGCCAATCACCCTGACCATTTGTTCTCGAGAGCCTTCTTCAACAACACCTGCCGATAAATCTCTGTTTTCCATGGCTAATTGACCCACAATCTGTTCAAGGGAAAGACCATAAGCCAATAAACGCTGGGGAGCTACCGAAATCAAAACTTCTCTTTTCACTCCCCCAGAAATGGTAACAGAGGCTACTCCCTCTACCCTTTCCAAACGCGGTTTTAAAACATCATTAGCCAATTTATCCAGTTCCACTAATTGTTTTTCCCCACTTAGCCCTAAAACCATAATAGGCATCATATTGGGGTCTAATTTTAAAATCATGGTTTTGTCTACACCACTAGGCAAAAAACCACTTACCAAATCTATTTTTTCCCGCATTTGGTTTAAGGCATAATTCATGTCAGTACCCCAACTAAATTCCAATAAAACCATCGAACTACCACGCTGAGATACCGAACTAATATTTTTAATCCCACCTACTGTACCCAAAACATTTTCCAAAGGTCGAGTAACCAATTCCTCAATTTCCTCTGGTCCGACATTTTCATAACCAGTCATAGCTAAAGCCAGGGGCAATTCCAATTCCGGAAATAAATCTAAATTTAATTTCTGCATAGAAACCATGCCTAAAATAACAATAAATAAAAAGAGCATGATAACTGTAATCGGACGTTTAACAGCAAAACGAGAAAGCTTCATGAGGTTTCACCCCTCATTAAAGGTGTCACCACTGTACCTTCCCGCACCCCATATTGTCCTTCCACAATCAGGAGATCTCCTACTTGCAATCCTTCCACTACTTCTACTAAACCTTCATGAGCAAGGCCCAATTTTACTTCACACTGTCTTACCAAATCATTTTCTACCACAAAAACTACTTCTTGCTGTTCATATTCCACTACCGCAGCTTGTGGAATAACAATCACTTCATCGCGATCCTCCACCACCAATTGCACTTCCCCATACATACCATCTTTCAATAAGCCTTGTGTATTAGGTAAGGTAACTTTTACCGGGTAAGCCTTTGTACGCGGGTCAACCTGAAAGGGAATCTGACTAACTGTCCCTGTAAACCTTTTCTCTCCCGCGGCCGGCACACTAACTTTTAATGTTTGCCCTTTACTTAAACGATTAATTAAACTTTCACTCACCTGAATTTCCAATTCCAAACTAGCTAAATCAAGCAATACCATCAAAGGAGTATTTCCAGCTAATTGTCCTTCTTTAGCTTCCACAGCAGCCACTACCCCATTAATGGGACTTAAAAGCTGACAATTTTCTTTTTGAATCCGTAAATTCTCTAATGCCGTTTCCGCCTGCTCCAATTGAAATTTAGAAATAGCCCCCAATTCATATAATTCCTGATTTCTTTTTAAAGCCAATTCAGCTTGTTTTAATTGTAAATCAAATTCTCTTGAATCAAAGGTAATCAAAGGTGTACCCTGCCAAACATAATCACCAACTTCGGCCAAAACTTCTTTAATTTCAAAGATAGGATTCTTGGCCACCAGATATACTTCTTCCCGGGCCTTTAACAACCCCCCCAAAGGAATCTCTTTAGTTAAAGAACCCAATTGTATCTTTTCTACACTAACCGGTATTTGCGAAATTACCGGGTCATCTGCCTCATTTATTTCACTAGAACCTAAACAACCTGTAAAAACTAAACTACAAAATAAAAAAATTAATAAAATTCGTCTTTTAAACATTTTTTCCTCCTCCAAATATTACCTTTACCCTATATCATAAAGTTTATTTTTCCCAATCAAGATTACTTAAGTTTTTATGTTGCAATATTATACGAATTATAAATATAATTATAAGCAAGTGAAAACAACTAAAAACGGAGGCCTAAAACTTATGAAAAAAGGGGAATTCCTAATCTGTTTTGGTTTTCTAATTTTACTTTCAGTTGGCTACTTTTACTTAAGTGTAGTGTATGTAGATTTTTTTAAATTTAGTGTTTCACCTGTAAAAAGCTACTTAAAAACCGGCAGTATAGTTTACTTTATTTTCGCCTCTCTAATTTTTTTCACTGGGATGCTGCTTCTTCTAGAAAGAAGGGACCCCTCTAAAACCTTAGCCTGGCTCTTAATTCTTATCTTTTTACCTTTAGTAGGTTTTATTCTTTATCTCATTTTTGGCCGTCATCCCCGCAAACAAAGAATTACCCACCGCAAAAGAGTACAAGACCCACAACTTTATCCCTTAGATTATTCTTCATATCATAGTTTAGCACCTAACAATCCCGCAATTCAAGAAAAAGCACGTTTAATTGCATTAATTTATAACAATGCCGATTTTCCTCCTACAGCCAGAAATAAAACAAAAGTATTGACTGATGGTCAAGAAATTTTCCCCGCATTTCTAGCAGCACTAGAAAAAGCAGAAAAACACATTCATTTAGAAACTTATATTCTTAGAGATGATCAAATAGGCACACAAATTGCCGATTTACTTTGCCAAAAAGCCCGCTGCGGTGTACAAGTACGTTTAATTTATGATGGTCTTGGTTCCCGTCATCTTAGTAAAGCTTATCTACAAAAACTGCGTTCAGCCGGAGTACAAATCGCCGTTTTCTTTCCAGTAAAACTACCGTTTTTACACCGCAAAATTAATTATCGCAACCACCGCAAAATCTTGATTATTGATGGTAAAATAGGTTTTGTAGGTGGTGCTAATATCGGTGATGAATATTTAGGTCAAAATTTGGAAATTGGTTTTTGGCGTGATACTCATCTATATATCGAAGGAGATGCCGTCCATTTTCTGCAGCGCATTTTCCTACAAGATTGGCATTTTATTACCCAGGAATATTTAAATCTTGAATCACATAAACTTTTCCCACCCACAACCACCCAAACCAAGCATTTAGTACAAATTACAGCTAGTGGACCAGATAGTCAGTGGGAAGCCATTATGCAAGTTTATTATTATACCATTGCCACTGCTCAAAAATCCGTCTATATTACTTCTCCTTATTTCATTCCCAATGAAAGTATTCTTACTGCTTTAAAAACCGCAGCACTTAGTGGTGTAGATGTAAAACTAATCTTACCTGCCAAACCTGATCATAAAATAGTATACTGGGCAGCTATGTCCTATTTAGGCCAACTATTAGCTAGTGGTGTAAAAATCTATTTTTATCAAAAAGGCTTTATTCATGCTAAAACCCTTACCGTTGATAGCCTAGTTAGCTCAATTGGTTCAGCCAACATGGATCAGCGCAGTTTCAGCCTTAATTTTGAAGTCAATGCTTTCATTTATGAAAAGGAAATAGCTCAGCAATTAGAGAAGGACTTTCAAGAGGATTTACGCAGCTCCCAACAACTTACCTTACAAGATTTCCGCCAGCGTTCCCTAGGTCATCATTTACTAGAATCCATAGCCCGCCTCTTTTCACCCTTACTTTAAAAAAAGATGCTTCATCTAAAAAATGAAGCATCTTTTTTTATTCCTTCACTTTAACTACCCGCTGATTAATCCAGCCAATGGTACCATCAGAAAGCTTTACATTATACCATTCACCTTCAACCTTTTGCACAATCATCTCTAAATCAGCGGTAACCTCTTTTAAAACATCTGCTTCTAAAGTAGGGGCACTGCGTAAATTTGCATAATTTTGCGTGCTGATACTTAAAGTTTTTCCAATCATAGAATCTGCTGGTAATTGTGGTGTTGGGGCAGGTTCTTCTTTTTTGGGCTCCTCCTTAGGTACTGGTGTTGGTTCTGGTTTAACTGTAGGAGTAGTTATTACTCTATTCTGCAATTCATTCAACGTATTTTGCAAGGTTTGGGCTTGTACAGAAAGTTCAGCAAC
This region of Clostridia bacterium genomic DNA includes:
- a CDS encoding efflux RND transporter permease subunit, with protein sequence MKLSRFAVKRPITVIMLFLFIVILGMVSMQKLNLDLFPELELPLALAMTGYENVGPEEIEELVTRPLENVLGTVGGIKNISSVSQRGSSMVLLEFSWGTDMNYALNQMREKIDLVSGFLPSGVDKTMILKLDPNMMPIMVLGLSGEKQLVELDKLANDVLKPRLERVEGVASVTISGGVKREVLISVAPQRLLAYGLSLEQIVGQLAMENRDLSAGVVEEGSREQMVRVIGEFKSIEEIENVFLPLPTGGRIRLAEIAKVEDTLKDDREFVYMNGQPSVQVAIQKQTDANTVKVSSAVEQVLADFKKEMPAGMTLIIGFDQAEYINLALDQVKDNAYLGAGLAILILFLFLHNFRSTLIIGVAIPIAIIATFILMFFGGLTLNIITLGGLALGVGMMVDCAIVILENIYRYRQNGYTLIEAAREGADEVALAVTASTFTTIVVFLPLVYVEGLASQIFRPMALTVSFALLASLVVALTLVPTLSSKFLRVKNSTSQSGVKHKLLKTWDSVFIFFNEVYRRLLGWAIKHRKTVIFTTFVLFIISLALFPRVGMEFLPQSDSGDYLVNISLPNGTSVTETERITKQVASYIEALPEHEWALYAIGVGGSTLGGGATPEKASISGKLVRKNERTRSIDEVLDELRKNCAQIPGAKIEVSSFDTAMGGLQTPLEIGISGDDLDVLQAFANTVAARVKEVPGTREVKTSIDDARPELHFKLKKEKAEEYGIGTQQVASLLSTALSGTPATRYREKGEEIDVRLKIEEKYCSSISALESLMLAAPNGSLVHLGDLVEIELAKGPTEIRRKNQTRHLTISGDIFERDLQSVMVDIQKSLDDLLIPAGVQLEFGGAHQEMVEAFTDLSLALILAIVLVYMILAAQFEGLLAPFIIMFSIPPTLIGVVGALLLTKRTFSIPTFIGVIMLAGIVVNNAIVLVDYINTLRFRDGLEREAAILQAGPTRLRPILMTTLTTVLALLPLTIGLGEGAEFSAPMATAVAGGLIVSTLITLVLIPCMYIVFDNLSNRFQRRGRKAAKVSEVVK
- a CDS encoding efflux RND transporter periplasmic adaptor subunit, with product MFKRRILLIFLFCSLVFTGCLGSSEINEADDPVISQIPVSVEKIQLGSLTKEIPLGGLLKAREEVYLVAKNPIFEIKEVLAEVGDYVWQGTPLITFDSREFDLQLKQAELALKRNQELYELGAISKFQLEQAETALENLRIQKENCQLLSPINGVVAAVEAKEGQLAGNTPLMVLLDLASLELEIQVSESLINRLSKGQTLKVSVPAAGEKRFTGTVSQIPFQVDPRTKAYPVKVTLPNTQGLLKDGMYGEVQLVVEDRDEVIVIPQAAVVEYEQQEVVFVVENDLVRQCEVKLGLAHEGLVEVVEGLQVGDLLIVEGQYGVREGTVVTPLMRGETS
- the cls gene encoding cardiolipin synthase, which encodes MKKGEFLICFGFLILLSVGYFYLSVVYVDFFKFSVSPVKSYLKTGSIVYFIFASLIFFTGMLLLLERRDPSKTLAWLLILIFLPLVGFILYLIFGRHPRKQRITHRKRVQDPQLYPLDYSSYHSLAPNNPAIQEKARLIALIYNNADFPPTARNKTKVLTDGQEIFPAFLAALEKAEKHIHLETYILRDDQIGTQIADLLCQKARCGVQVRLIYDGLGSRHLSKAYLQKLRSAGVQIAVFFPVKLPFLHRKINYRNHRKILIIDGKIGFVGGANIGDEYLGQNLEIGFWRDTHLYIEGDAVHFLQRIFLQDWHFITQEYLNLESHKLFPPTTTQTKHLVQITASGPDSQWEAIMQVYYYTIATAQKSVYITSPYFIPNESILTALKTAALSGVDVKLILPAKPDHKIVYWAAMSYLGQLLASGVKIYFYQKGFIHAKTLTVDSLVSSIGSANMDQRSFSLNFEVNAFIYEKEIAQQLEKDFQEDLRSSQQLTLQDFRQRSLGHHLLESIARLFSPLL
- a CDS encoding SH3 domain-containing protein, which gives rise to MRLRGFIILGAIISVLVGFWLGKAVVADSPAPGSADDPLVTKSYADKAIQERVTDLEKTVAELSVQAQTLQNTLNELQNRVITTPTVKPEPTPVPKEEPKKEEPAPTPQLPADSMIGKTLSISTQNYANLRSAPTLEADVLKEVTADLEMIVQKVEGEWYNVKLSDGTIGWINQRVVKVKE